One Leptolyngbya ohadii IS1 genomic window carries:
- a CDS encoding pre-peptidase C-terminal domain-containing protein, giving the protein MAQVIETLNNDTFATATQLGNIRSSPFVRGDLVGTDSFDFFKFQVDRPTRGGITVVPQGIDANLVLFNSSGQVIKNSLKPGNVNESIAFDNLSTGEYTVLVSKATGSGTYTLSANGAAIAAPNPVTAPNPVTASDLARLTVNVKGISAVGIFDLTFANRGESDADFYTKVKINGKTRTSRTVKDTDKVTEARLNFNPSEFVDPTLTRIPLRIDVFDADLFPSPDDKADINPERGVLGLEMLYDTLTGELISTSSGRIVGREGQITSTRGDRDEPEAEVKFIVNYDTFVSSNAFSSNTPIIRGTNASQDLTGQNQGGILCGEGGNDSLSGMGGNDVLCGGTGNDKLNGGTGNDISFGGLGRDTHTGSTGNDIFVLTLNNGVDVIKDFQNGRDKLGLSIELNPEILDIVQQGKNTVIGIGSERLAILSNVKANQIDAADFVTVDFSRFKGIEVPAIVA; this is encoded by the coding sequence ATGGCACAGGTAATTGAAACCCTCAATAACGACACATTTGCAACTGCAACCCAATTGGGCAATATTCGCAGTAGTCCTTTTGTTCGAGGTGATTTAGTCGGCACTGACTCGTTTGATTTCTTTAAGTTTCAGGTTGATCGCCCGACCAGAGGCGGGATTACGGTTGTTCCTCAAGGCATTGATGCTAACTTGGTGCTGTTTAACAGCAGTGGTCAAGTTATCAAGAATTCCCTGAAGCCGGGAAACGTAAACGAATCGATCGCGTTTGATAACCTATCGACGGGCGAGTACACCGTGCTGGTGAGTAAGGCAACGGGTAGCGGTACTTATACGTTGAGTGCGAACGGTGCTGCGATCGCGGCTCCTAATCCAGTAACGGCTCCTAACCCAGTAACGGCTTCTGACTTAGCTCGGTTAACCGTTAACGTGAAAGGGATATCAGCAGTGGGTATCTTTGACCTTACATTCGCAAATCGCGGTGAGAGTGACGCTGATTTTTATACCAAAGTAAAAATCAATGGAAAAACTCGAACAAGCCGCACCGTTAAAGATACCGATAAGGTGACAGAAGCTCGACTCAACTTCAATCCGTCTGAATTTGTTGATCCCACGCTGACACGCATCCCGCTCAGAATTGACGTATTTGATGCTGATCTATTTCCTTCTCCTGATGATAAGGCTGATATTAATCCAGAGAGAGGAGTTCTCGGACTGGAGATGTTGTATGACACGCTGACAGGTGAGCTAATTTCTACAAGCAGCGGACGGATTGTTGGACGTGAAGGTCAGATTACAAGCACGCGAGGAGATCGCGATGAGCCTGAAGCTGAGGTTAAATTTATCGTCAACTACGACACCTTTGTTTCGTCCAATGCTTTCAGCAGCAATACGCCCATTATTCGCGGCACGAACGCCAGCCAAGACCTGACCGGACAAAATCAAGGTGGCATCCTCTGCGGCGAAGGCGGCAACGACAGTCTCTCCGGTATGGGCGGCAACGATGTTCTCTGTGGCGGCACAGGCAACGACAAGCTCAACGGCGGTACAGGCAACGACATCAGCTTTGGCGGATTGGGCCGCGACACCCATACAGGCAGCACAGGCAACGATATTTTTGTGCTGACACTCAATAACGGCGTGGATGTGATCAAAGACTTCCAGAACGGCAGAGACAAACTGGGGCTGTCGATCGAACTAAACCCGGAAATTCTCGACATTGTGCAGCAAGGTAAAAACACCGTGATTGGCATTGGCAGTGAGCGACTCGCCATTCTCTCGAATGTGAAAGCGAATCAAATTGACGCTGCTGATTTTGTCACCGTAGACTTCTCCCGCTTTAAAGGAATCGAAGTGCCAGCGATCGTTGCCTGA
- a CDS encoding tetratricopeptide repeat protein → MKRLFKFHRSLFVGSLLTTLLLTHPLGWRSAIAHTPEEHQIHAANTLEAAAPLFEDLGSYTHPISTRNPQAQRYFDQGLILSYGFNHAEALRSFQQAAALDPNCAICHWGTAYVLGPNINAAMEDGAVPTAWEAIQRAIQLSSHASAKERAYIAALATRYTPEPVGDRAPLNLAYANAMRQVAQQYPDDLDAATLFAEALMDTTPWDYWQADGTLKPEGAEIIATLEAVLDQNPYHLGALHLYIHAVEAERPELAASAADRLRDLNINTGHLIHMPGHIYIRVGRYQDAVVANQRAAAADAHYAHQHDPEGTYPTVYVPHNHHFLWFAAVMSGQQEVAMQAAQQTANLVDRSLLGEAGNGPLQHFSLIPLYTQVKFGLWNDILAQPAPGRDLIYPTGVWHFARGMAYTAKGQLQQANRELQALQTIAANPALKDVTVDGLNSADHLLKIAIEVLSGELASKQENYEAAIIHLQRGVELEDSLTYTEPASWYAPVRQTLGSVLLQANRPTEAEQVYRADLAIYPENGWSLYGLAQSLRAQGKAQEAQQVQAQFEQAWQYADITLAALQ, encoded by the coding sequence ATGAAGCGACTGTTCAAGTTCCACCGATCGCTCTTTGTTGGATCGCTGCTCACGACCCTATTGCTCACCCACCCACTTGGCTGGAGAAGCGCGATCGCCCATACTCCAGAAGAGCATCAAATTCACGCTGCTAATACGCTTGAAGCCGCTGCGCCACTATTTGAAGATTTAGGCAGCTATACACACCCCATTTCAACTCGCAACCCGCAGGCACAGCGTTACTTTGACCAGGGCTTGATTTTGTCCTATGGGTTTAATCATGCCGAGGCACTGCGATCGTTTCAACAGGCAGCAGCACTCGACCCTAACTGTGCGATTTGTCATTGGGGGACGGCATATGTGCTGGGTCCCAACATCAACGCTGCAATGGAAGATGGAGCCGTTCCTACCGCCTGGGAAGCGATTCAGCGGGCAATCCAACTGAGTTCCCATGCCAGTGCCAAAGAGCGAGCCTATATTGCAGCATTAGCCACTCGTTACACCCCTGAACCTGTAGGCGATCGCGCTCCCCTCAACCTTGCCTATGCAAATGCCATGCGCCAGGTTGCCCAGCAATATCCTGATGATCTGGACGCTGCAACCCTGTTTGCGGAAGCTTTGATGGATACGACTCCCTGGGATTACTGGCAGGCGGACGGCACACTGAAGCCGGAAGGAGCCGAGATTATTGCCACGCTAGAAGCCGTTTTAGATCAAAATCCTTACCATCTGGGTGCGTTACATCTATACATCCATGCGGTGGAGGCTGAACGCCCAGAACTGGCGGCAAGTGCTGCCGATCGCCTGCGCGACCTCAACATCAACACAGGGCATTTAATTCATATGCCGGGTCACATCTACATCCGCGTGGGACGCTATCAGGATGCCGTAGTTGCCAACCAGCGAGCCGCTGCTGCCGATGCACACTATGCTCATCAGCATGATCCGGAGGGAACGTATCCTACAGTTTATGTGCCCCACAATCATCACTTTCTCTGGTTTGCAGCGGTCATGTCCGGACAGCAGGAAGTGGCAATGCAGGCAGCTCAACAAACAGCGAATTTGGTGGATCGATCGCTGCTGGGCGAAGCGGGCAATGGACCCTTGCAGCATTTCTCCCTGATTCCGCTCTACACCCAAGTTAAGTTCGGCTTGTGGAATGACATTTTGGCGCAGCCCGCTCCGGGACGAGATTTGATTTATCCCACAGGCGTTTGGCACTTTGCACGCGGCATGGCGTACACTGCAAAAGGTCAGCTTCAGCAGGCAAACCGAGAACTCCAGGCACTCCAAACGATCGCCGCTAACCCTGCTCTAAAGGATGTTACAGTTGATGGTCTGAATAGCGCAGATCACCTGCTCAAGATTGCAATCGAAGTGCTATCCGGTGAGCTGGCTAGCAAGCAAGAAAACTACGAAGCGGCGATCATCCACCTCCAGAGAGGCGTTGAGCTAGAGGATAGCCTCACCTATACTGAACCTGCTTCCTGGTATGCTCCTGTACGTCAAACGTTAGGCTCAGTGCTGCTCCAAGCCAACCGCCCTACAGAAGCAGAGCAAGTCTACCGAGCAGATTTAGCAATCTATCCCGAAAACGGCTGGTCGCTCTACGGATTAGCGCAAAGTTTACGAGCGCAGGGCAAAGCGCAAGAGGCACAGCAGGTACAAGCCCAGTTTGAGCAGGCTTGGCAGTATGCAGATATCACGCTTGCCGCCTTGCAATAG